In Mytilus edulis chromosome 4, xbMytEdul2.2, whole genome shotgun sequence, the following proteins share a genomic window:
- the LOC139519943 gene encoding C-C chemokine receptor type 1-like isoform X1, with translation MAYKFPDFDYIEADKMEYNISDISDQIGFSLPSTVTPPTANISFVNPSQYYSKYIPEKTIVGRYVTLLTYSIGFPGNIFALCIWLQKRMSNSSGYYLAALALSDLLFLTLQVFHELNDTWEISTLDVKFLCEFYPIIFMTSQYLSPLLVLAFTVERYISICHPFKRERFCTTTRAMIVIVCLAIFCLCMNLIQGYFWSYNSQFAKCLPRPSAIKNGDKSLWSVWTWFSETVVFMLVPLLILFFNVLVINEARRLSKFEKHQLKSHAKSHGNATTVMLIAVSFYHIFTTFPVTIAVALYVQYSVEPEDSLSLVNSTMPYLSDNSTHNLVDASALTHQWSSHFRYILVKSIIEEIGLTHYAFNFYIYLITGKIFREEFLSFVRRIICRKEKKHIPSWNTEYTNVRTDPESSNHLTVRMINGQPNGHSGNDKIVDDSETPL, from the exons ATGGCGTACAAGTTCCCGGACTTTGATTACATAGAG GCTGACAAAATGGAATACAACATTTCAGATATATCGGATCAGATTGGCTTTTCTCTTCCTTCAACAGTAACTCCTCCTACTGCAAATATCTCATTTGTTAATCCGTCTCAGTATTATTCTAAATATATACCAGAGAAGACAATAGTAGGACGATATGTGACGTTATTGACCTACAGCATAGGATTCCCTGGAAACATATTCGCTTTATGCATATGGTTACAAAAACGGATGTCGAATTCCTCCGGATATTACCTTGCAGCTTTAGCTTTGTCGGATTTGTTATTTCTTACATTGCAAGTCTTTCATGAACTGAATGATACCTGGGAAATTAGCACACTTGATGTTAAATTTCTTTGTGAATTCTATCCAATTATTTTTATGACATCACAATACTTATCACCGTTGTTAGTTTTAGCCTTTACAGTTGAAAGATATATTTCAATTTGCCATCCATTTAAGCGGGAAAGATTCTGCACTACAACACGTGCTATGATAGTGATCGTCTGTCTCGCAATATTTTGCCTTTGCATGAACCTCATACAAGGCTATTTTTGGTCGTACAATTCTCAATTTGCCAAATGTCTTCCTCGTCCTTCAGCAATAAAAAATGGCGATAAATCTCTTTGGTCAGTTTGGACCTGGTTTTCGGAGACCGTGGTATTTATGTTAGTACCgctgttgattttattttttaatgttcttGTAATAAATGAGGCCAGAAGACTCTCAAAGTTTGAAAAACATCAGTTAAAATCTCATGCCAAATCTCACGGAAATGCTACAACAGTTATGTTAATTGCAGTTTCATTTTACCATATATTCACGACTTTTCCAGTGACAATAGCTGTGGCGTTGTATGTTCAATACAGTGTGGAACCTGAAGACTCGCTTTCGTTAGTGAACAGTACTATGCCTTATTTATCAGACAACTCAACACACAACTTAGTAGATGCCTCAGCGTTGACCCATCAGTGGTCTAGTCATTTTCGATACATACTTGTTAAAAGTATCATTGAAGAGATTGGTTTGACTCATTATGCTTTcaacttttatatttatttgataacgGGTAAAATATTTCGAGAGGAATTTCTATCTTTTGTTCGAAGGATAATTTGTCGTAAGGAGAAAAAACATATTCCATCTTGGAATACCGAATATACAAATGTTCGAACAGACCCAGAGAGTTCAAATCATTTAACAGTGCGCATGATAAATGGTCAACCGAATGGACATAGCGGAAACGACAAGATCGTTGACGATTCAGAGACGCCATTATGA
- the LOC139519943 gene encoding C-C chemokine receptor type 1-like isoform X2 produces MEYNISDISDQIGFSLPSTVTPPTANISFVNPSQYYSKYIPEKTIVGRYVTLLTYSIGFPGNIFALCIWLQKRMSNSSGYYLAALALSDLLFLTLQVFHELNDTWEISTLDVKFLCEFYPIIFMTSQYLSPLLVLAFTVERYISICHPFKRERFCTTTRAMIVIVCLAIFCLCMNLIQGYFWSYNSQFAKCLPRPSAIKNGDKSLWSVWTWFSETVVFMLVPLLILFFNVLVINEARRLSKFEKHQLKSHAKSHGNATTVMLIAVSFYHIFTTFPVTIAVALYVQYSVEPEDSLSLVNSTMPYLSDNSTHNLVDASALTHQWSSHFRYILVKSIIEEIGLTHYAFNFYIYLITGKIFREEFLSFVRRIICRKEKKHIPSWNTEYTNVRTDPESSNHLTVRMINGQPNGHSGNDKIVDDSETPL; encoded by the coding sequence ATGGAATACAACATTTCAGATATATCGGATCAGATTGGCTTTTCTCTTCCTTCAACAGTAACTCCTCCTACTGCAAATATCTCATTTGTTAATCCGTCTCAGTATTATTCTAAATATATACCAGAGAAGACAATAGTAGGACGATATGTGACGTTATTGACCTACAGCATAGGATTCCCTGGAAACATATTCGCTTTATGCATATGGTTACAAAAACGGATGTCGAATTCCTCCGGATATTACCTTGCAGCTTTAGCTTTGTCGGATTTGTTATTTCTTACATTGCAAGTCTTTCATGAACTGAATGATACCTGGGAAATTAGCACACTTGATGTTAAATTTCTTTGTGAATTCTATCCAATTATTTTTATGACATCACAATACTTATCACCGTTGTTAGTTTTAGCCTTTACAGTTGAAAGATATATTTCAATTTGCCATCCATTTAAGCGGGAAAGATTCTGCACTACAACACGTGCTATGATAGTGATCGTCTGTCTCGCAATATTTTGCCTTTGCATGAACCTCATACAAGGCTATTTTTGGTCGTACAATTCTCAATTTGCCAAATGTCTTCCTCGTCCTTCAGCAATAAAAAATGGCGATAAATCTCTTTGGTCAGTTTGGACCTGGTTTTCGGAGACCGTGGTATTTATGTTAGTACCgctgttgattttattttttaatgttcttGTAATAAATGAGGCCAGAAGACTCTCAAAGTTTGAAAAACATCAGTTAAAATCTCATGCCAAATCTCACGGAAATGCTACAACAGTTATGTTAATTGCAGTTTCATTTTACCATATATTCACGACTTTTCCAGTGACAATAGCTGTGGCGTTGTATGTTCAATACAGTGTGGAACCTGAAGACTCGCTTTCGTTAGTGAACAGTACTATGCCTTATTTATCAGACAACTCAACACACAACTTAGTAGATGCCTCAGCGTTGACCCATCAGTGGTCTAGTCATTTTCGATACATACTTGTTAAAAGTATCATTGAAGAGATTGGTTTGACTCATTATGCTTTcaacttttatatttatttgataacgGGTAAAATATTTCGAGAGGAATTTCTATCTTTTGTTCGAAGGATAATTTGTCGTAAGGAGAAAAAACATATTCCATCTTGGAATACCGAATATACAAATGTTCGAACAGACCCAGAGAGTTCAAATCATTTAACAGTGCGCATGATAAATGGTCAACCGAATGGACATAGCGGAAACGACAAGATCGTTGACGATTCAGAGACGCCATTATGA